The following proteins are co-located in the Methylomonas sp. 11b genome:
- a CDS encoding DNA-directed RNA polymerase subunit alpha: protein MQSSIVGLLKPRLVEVINESANHSRIVIEPLERGFGHSLGNALRRVMLSSIPGCAVTEISIEGVLHEFTTIEGVQEDVIDIILNLKKLAVVVHSKDEVTLTLSKSGVGVVTARDIDLPHNVELVNPDLIIANINNQDCSLNVKIKVERGRGYVPASLRKEMHDDAPVGVLMVDAAFSPIVKVAYHVESTRVEQRTNLDRLVIELETNGTVDPEQAIKLAASILHDQLSVFVDFEKVNEQIHEEVAIEEESFDPVLLRPVDDLELTVRSANCLKAENIFYIGDLIQRTEVELLRTPNLGKKSLTEIKDILAIKGLSLGMRLENWPPENLADQSQAGI, encoded by the coding sequence ATGCAGAGTTCTATTGTTGGCCTACTAAAGCCTAGACTTGTCGAGGTGATTAACGAATCGGCCAACCACTCGAGAATCGTTATCGAACCTCTGGAGCGCGGCTTTGGGCATTCTTTGGGCAATGCTTTGAGGCGGGTCATGCTGTCTTCAATTCCAGGTTGCGCAGTTACAGAAATTTCTATTGAGGGTGTATTGCATGAATTCACCACGATAGAGGGAGTTCAGGAGGATGTTATAGACATCATACTGAACCTTAAAAAACTAGCTGTTGTCGTTCATTCTAAGGACGAAGTAACTCTTACACTGTCAAAATCTGGCGTCGGTGTGGTAACTGCTCGGGATATTGACCTACCTCATAACGTAGAGTTGGTAAACCCCGATCTGATAATAGCTAACATCAATAATCAAGATTGTTCGCTCAACGTTAAGATTAAAGTCGAGCGAGGTAGAGGATATGTCCCTGCCAGTCTGAGGAAGGAAATGCACGACGACGCTCCTGTAGGAGTGTTAATGGTCGACGCGGCTTTTAGTCCTATAGTAAAAGTTGCTTATCATGTAGAAAGCACACGTGTCGAACAGCGCACTAACCTGGACAGGCTTGTTATCGAATTGGAGACAAACGGCACAGTCGATCCCGAACAGGCAATCAAGCTGGCTGCTTCTATTCTTCATGATCAATTATCAGTTTTTGTTGATTTCGAGAAAGTTAATGAGCAGATACATGAAGAGGTGGCGATTGAAGAAGAGTCTTTCGATCCTGTGTTGTTACGTCCTGTAGACGATTTGGAGTTGACGGTTCGTTCTGCCAACTGCCTAAAGGCAGAAAACATCTTCTATATCGGTGATCTTATTCAGCGGACTGAGGTAGAGTTGTTGAGAACACCGAATCTAGGTAAGAAATCGTTAACGGAAATTAAAGATATTCTTGCAATTAAAGGTCTGTCATTGGGTATGCGGTTGGAAAACTGGCCACCTGAAAATCTGGCTGATCAATCGCAAGCTGGAATTTGA
- the rpsD gene encoding 30S ribosomal protein S4, whose amino-acid sequence MARYLGPACKLSRREGTDLFLKSRGKSLESKCKLEQRPGQHGAKRTRNSDYAMQLRAKQRLRRIYGVLEKQFRNYYKAADLQKGATGQNLLDFLESRLDNVVYRMGYAATRAEARQLVSHKAILVNDRLINIPSYQVAAGDVIKIREKAKSQQRIKDSLVVTEQYGFPVWVEVNSKEMSGTFKSVPDRVDLGSDINEQLVVELYSK is encoded by the coding sequence ATGGCAAGATATCTTGGTCCTGCTTGCAAGCTGAGTCGTAGGGAAGGTACTGATTTATTTTTGAAAAGCAGAGGCAAGTCTCTGGAAAGCAAATGTAAATTGGAACAAAGACCTGGTCAACATGGTGCTAAGCGTACAAGGAATTCTGATTATGCTATGCAGCTCCGCGCCAAACAGCGCTTGCGTCGCATATACGGAGTGTTAGAAAAACAGTTCCGAAACTATTACAAAGCTGCAGATCTACAAAAGGGTGCTACCGGCCAGAACCTGCTCGATTTTTTAGAGTCTCGTTTGGATAACGTTGTTTACCGGATGGGCTACGCTGCTACTCGAGCGGAAGCTAGGCAGTTAGTCTCTCACAAAGCGATTTTGGTAAATGATAGGTTAATTAATATCCCTTCTTACCAAGTTGCTGCCGGCGACGTAATTAAGATTAGAGAAAAAGCTAAGAGCCAACAACGCATTAAAGACTCGCTGGTCGTTACTGAACAGTATGGTTTTCCGGTTTGGGTTGAAGTAAATTCGAAAGAGATGAGTGGAACATTCAAGTCTGTTCCTGACCGCGTAGATTTAGGCTCTGACATCAACGAACAGCTGGTTGTTGAGCTTTATTCTAAGTAA
- the rpsK gene encoding 30S ribosomal protein S11 — MATQNRVKKRIKKEVADGIVHVHASFNNTIVTITDRKGNALSWATSGGSGFRGSRKSTPFAAQVAAEKAGAVAQEYGMKNLDVMIKGPGPGRESAVRSLNSMGFKISNIVDVTPIPHNGCRPPKKRRV, encoded by the coding sequence ATGGCAACCCAGAATCGAGTTAAAAAACGTATTAAGAAAGAAGTGGCGGACGGTATCGTTCACGTCCACGCTTCCTTTAACAATACAATCGTTACTATCACAGACAGAAAAGGTAACGCGTTATCTTGGGCAACATCTGGCGGATCCGGTTTTCGTGGCTCGCGCAAAAGCACGCCTTTCGCAGCTCAGGTAGCTGCTGAGAAAGCTGGAGCCGTGGCCCAGGAATATGGCATGAAGAATCTAGATGTTATGATAAAAGGGCCTGGCCCTGGTAGAGAATCTGCTGTTCGCTCCTTGAACAGTATGGGGTTCAAAATTTCAAATATCGTGGACGTTACTCCCATACCTCATAATGGTTGTCGCCCACCCAAAAAACGTCGTGTTTAG
- the rpsM gene encoding 30S ribosomal protein S13: MARIAGINVADHKHAEIALTAIYGIGRQTARNICDEVGVQPTVKIRDLSEDQVESIRKVISAMTVEGDLRREVSMNIKRLMDLGCYRGIRHRRGLPLRGQRTRTNARTRKGPRKSVTK; the protein is encoded by the coding sequence ATGGCTCGTATTGCCGGTATAAACGTGGCTGACCATAAGCATGCGGAGATAGCGTTGACTGCTATCTATGGAATTGGCAGGCAAACTGCTAGAAATATCTGCGATGAAGTTGGGGTTCAGCCAACCGTCAAGATTCGAGACCTTTCCGAGGATCAAGTGGAATCGATACGTAAGGTTATTTCAGCGATGACTGTCGAAGGTGATCTTCGCAGAGAAGTTTCGATGAATATAAAAAGATTAATGGATCTGGGTTGCTATCGTGGTATCAGGCACCGTCGTGGCTTGCCATTGAGAGGGCAAAGAACCAGAACAAATGCTCGGACTCGAAAAGGTCCGCGTAAGTCAGTTACTAAATAA
- the rpmJ gene encoding 50S ribosomal protein L36 gives MKVRASIKAICKSCKVIKRNGVVRVICKDGRHKQRQG, from the coding sequence GTGAAAGTACGAGCTTCAATAAAAGCTATATGCAAAAGTTGTAAAGTAATTAAAAGAAACGGCGTTGTGCGGGTTATCTGCAAAGATGGCAGGCATAAACAGCGTCAAGGCTAA
- the secY gene encoding preprotein translocase subunit SecY yields the protein MSAKGVDVSAGTFRFGELKSRLLFVLGAFVVYRIGAHIPVPGIDPKALSIMFEQQSGSILNMFNMFSGGALMRLSLFALGIMPYISASIIMQLMTIVIPAMEQLKKEGESGRRKISQYTRYGTVVLAMFQSIGISVALQNQTAGGLAVVIQPGVSFVLITTITLVTGTIFLMWLGEQVTERGIGNGISLIIFAGIVSGLPSAIGGTLELARTGEMNGAFIVVLFALSIVVTGIVVFVERGQRRITINYPKRQQGNKVYSGQSSFLPLKLNMAGVIPPIFASSIILFPATIAGWFGNVDGFSWLQDISSVLSPGQPVYVLCYALAIVFFCFFYTALVFNSKETAENLKKSGAYLPGIRPGAHTTSYIDKVMTRLTLIGAVYITLICLLPEFLIVYWNVPFSFGGTSLLIIVVVVMDFISQMQTHLMSQQYEGLMKKANLKKS from the coding sequence GTGAGTGCTAAAGGAGTTGATGTTTCTGCAGGCACATTTCGGTTTGGTGAGCTCAAGTCAAGATTGTTGTTTGTTTTAGGCGCATTTGTCGTATATAGAATTGGCGCTCATATCCCTGTTCCAGGGATAGATCCAAAAGCCTTATCAATAATGTTCGAGCAGCAGTCCGGTTCCATCCTAAACATGTTTAACATGTTTTCGGGGGGGGCTTTGATGCGTTTGAGCCTCTTTGCGCTAGGTATAATGCCTTACATTTCGGCTTCTATCATTATGCAGCTTATGACTATAGTCATTCCTGCTATGGAGCAGCTTAAAAAAGAGGGTGAGTCCGGGCGTAGAAAGATTTCTCAGTACACCCGTTACGGTACCGTTGTATTGGCCATGTTCCAATCGATTGGTATTTCAGTGGCCTTGCAAAACCAAACAGCCGGTGGGCTAGCTGTTGTTATCCAGCCAGGTGTTAGTTTTGTCCTTATAACCACCATAACGTTGGTTACCGGGACAATATTCCTAATGTGGCTTGGAGAGCAGGTTACGGAGAGGGGAATTGGTAATGGTATATCGCTAATTATCTTTGCCGGCATCGTGTCCGGGTTGCCTTCCGCAATCGGTGGAACACTGGAGCTTGCTCGTACTGGTGAAATGAATGGTGCGTTTATTGTTGTGTTGTTCGCGTTATCTATAGTTGTAACGGGTATTGTGGTTTTTGTTGAAAGAGGGCAAAGACGGATAACAATTAATTATCCAAAGAGACAGCAAGGCAATAAGGTGTATTCAGGACAGAGTTCGTTTCTGCCCCTTAAGTTAAATATGGCTGGCGTGATTCCACCTATTTTTGCATCGAGCATTATATTATTTCCTGCGACAATAGCGGGATGGTTCGGGAATGTCGATGGCTTTTCATGGCTTCAGGATATTTCGTCTGTGCTTTCCCCAGGTCAGCCAGTGTACGTTTTGTGTTATGCTTTGGCCATTGTGTTCTTTTGTTTCTTTTATACCGCTCTGGTCTTTAACTCAAAAGAAACCGCCGAAAACCTGAAGAAGTCAGGTGCCTATCTGCCTGGTATTAGGCCGGGTGCTCATACCACCAGTTATATCGATAAGGTAATGACTCGGCTGACGTTGATAGGTGCAGTTTACATCACGCTGATCTGTTTGTTGCCCGAGTTTTTAATTGTTTATTGGAACGTGCCGTTTTCTTTTGGTGGTACCTCTTTGCTGATTATTGTGGTTGTTGTGATGGACTTTATTTCGCAAATGCAGACGCATTTGATGTCGCAACAATATGAAGGCTTGATGAAAAAAGCTAATTTGAAAAAATCTTAA
- the rplO gene encoding 50S ribosomal protein L15: protein MYLNTIQAACGARKKAKRVGRGIGSTDGKTCGRGHKGQKARSGGFHKVGFEGGQMPLQRRLPKVGFTSRTKKFTAEVRLAEIDVLQADVVDIQLLISNNIIPAFSKKVKVVNTGTVSRSLILKGLGVTAGAKLTIEAAGGKVEA, encoded by the coding sequence ATGTATCTAAACACAATACAAGCTGCATGCGGCGCACGAAAAAAAGCGAAACGCGTTGGGCGGGGCATAGGATCTACTGATGGTAAAACTTGCGGTAGAGGTCATAAAGGTCAAAAGGCGCGGTCTGGAGGTTTTCATAAAGTCGGCTTTGAGGGTGGTCAGATGCCCTTACAGCGGAGACTTCCTAAAGTGGGCTTTACCTCCAGAACTAAAAAATTTACCGCTGAAGTTCGTCTAGCTGAAATTGATGTTCTTCAGGCTGATGTTGTTGATATTCAATTATTGATTAGTAATAACATCATTCCTGCATTTTCGAAAAAAGTTAAAGTAGTGAATACTGGAACTGTTTCAAGGTCTTTAATTTTAAAAGGACTCGGTGTGACGGCTGGTGCAAAATTAACTATTGAAGCTGCTGGTGGCAAAGTCGAGGCTTAA
- the rpmD gene encoding 50S ribosomal protein L30, whose product MSGKKLSVMMTKSKNGRLKSHQQCLKGLGLSRIRQVVEVIDTPENRGMINKIAYMLKVEEV is encoded by the coding sequence ATGAGTGGCAAAAAATTAAGCGTAATGATGACTAAAAGTAAAAATGGTCGCTTAAAGAGTCATCAGCAATGTTTGAAAGGATTGGGTCTAAGCAGAATAAGGCAGGTCGTTGAGGTTATCGATACGCCTGAAAATCGCGGAATGATCAATAAGATCGCGTACATGCTAAAAGTTGAGGAAGTTTAA
- the rpsE gene encoding 30S ribosomal protein S5: MATAPSQGSTDGLQEKLVSVRRVAKVVKGGRVFGFAALTVVGDGDGRVGYGVSKAREVPVAIQKSLEQARKNMRKVALKEGTLQYSIMSNTGAAKVYMQPASEGTGIIAGGAMRAVFEVVGVHNVLAKCIGTSNPINVVRATINGLTAMHDAKKIAAKRGLSVDQITG, encoded by the coding sequence ATGGCAACAGCACCATCTCAAGGTAGTACAGACGGATTGCAGGAAAAATTGGTTTCAGTAAGACGCGTTGCAAAAGTAGTAAAAGGCGGTCGGGTTTTTGGTTTCGCTGCGCTTACGGTCGTTGGCGATGGCGACGGGCGTGTTGGTTATGGCGTGTCCAAGGCGAGGGAAGTGCCTGTAGCGATTCAAAAGTCGCTTGAGCAAGCTAGAAAAAATATGCGAAAAGTAGCGTTAAAAGAAGGTACTTTACAATATTCAATTATGTCGAATACCGGTGCCGCTAAGGTTTATATGCAGCCTGCTTCAGAGGGTACCGGTATTATCGCGGGTGGCGCTATGCGTGCCGTATTTGAGGTCGTTGGCGTGCATAATGTGCTGGCTAAGTGTATCGGTACAAGTAACCCGATCAATGTTGTGCGTGCCACAATTAACGGTTTGACCGCAATGCATGATGCTAAGAAAATCGCAGCAAAGCGCGGTTTATCTGTTGATCAAATAACAGGGTAA